In Rhodovulum sulfidophilum DSM 1374, the following are encoded in one genomic region:
- a CDS encoding CheB methylesterase domain-containing protein yields MRVMIADERTETRNRIATAVEQMRAVSLGACVSNLSEAYHIAESRPPQAVIVAEALARLAEFEVLLMLFKALGIRCVVVSETAAGMARLPPSLIREGVDVTHIDASVEDLRQCLLRVHLGRTAQNASRKQSDAAMTFQHGRLVLLGASTGGVDALVKVLEAFPPNCPPTLIVQHTSESFSSGLARLLDRNTAATVEEAQDQEPLVPGRVLLAPGKTHHLEVGVTGALRCRLRQGPLQAGHRPSVDALFMSAVPVASRVCAAILTGMGRDGAEGMLALHRAGAHTIGQDEKTSLVYGMPRAAYELGGVRDRLPLASIGRAVLENCSRRSAA; encoded by the coding sequence ATGCGTGTAATGATTGCAGATGAACGGACGGAGACGAGAAACCGGATCGCGACCGCTGTCGAGCAGATGCGGGCGGTTTCGTTGGGGGCATGTGTATCGAATCTCAGCGAGGCCTACCACATTGCCGAGAGTCGTCCGCCGCAGGCAGTGATTGTTGCGGAGGCGCTGGCGCGCCTTGCCGAGTTTGAAGTGCTGCTGATGCTCTTCAAGGCGCTTGGGATTCGCTGCGTTGTTGTTAGTGAAACAGCGGCTGGCATGGCGCGCTTGCCGCCTTCGCTGATCCGTGAAGGCGTGGACGTAACGCATATTGACGCATCCGTCGAAGATTTGCGCCAGTGCCTTTTGCGTGTCCATTTGGGCCGAACCGCGCAAAACGCTTCCAGAAAGCAGTCTGATGCTGCAATGACGTTTCAACACGGACGTCTCGTCCTGCTGGGGGCGTCGACCGGCGGTGTTGATGCGCTTGTCAAAGTTCTTGAAGCTTTTCCGCCGAACTGTCCGCCGACATTGATCGTTCAACATACAAGCGAGTCCTTTAGTTCGGGACTGGCGCGCCTTCTTGATCGCAACACTGCCGCGACCGTGGAGGAGGCCCAGGACCAAGAGCCGTTAGTTCCGGGCCGCGTGCTGCTTGCTCCGGGCAAAACACACCATCTCGAGGTCGGGGTGACAGGGGCCCTTCGGTGTCGTCTCAGGCAAGGGCCGCTGCAAGCCGGTCACCGTCCGTCGGTAGACGCTCTATTTATGTCGGCGGTTCCTGTTGCGTCCAGGGTTTGCGCTGCCATTCTTACAGGAATGGGGCGAGATGGTGCTGAAGGCATGTTGGCGCTTCACCGCGCAGGTGCGCATACGATCGGACAGGACGAAAAGACATCTCTGGTCTACGGAATGCCTCGGGCGGCTTATGAGCTCGGCGGCGTTCGAGACAGACTGCCGCTCGCTTCGATTGGTCGGGCGGTTCTTGAAAACTGTAGCCGAAGGAGCGCGGCATGA
- a CDS encoding response regulator produces MINILAIDDSLTIREMVRETLSSAGFAVTTANDGQDGVDQFSKDRYDAVITDINMPKMDGFGVIEHIRGGGTNARVPILVLTTESGASLKERARAAGATGWIVKPFQDEGLISVIRRVTGAR; encoded by the coding sequence ATGATCAACATCCTTGCCATAGACGACTCGCTGACGATCCGCGAGATGGTGCGGGAAACGCTCAGTTCCGCCGGCTTTGCGGTGACGACGGCGAATGACGGTCAGGACGGTGTCGACCAGTTCTCGAAGGACCGCTACGACGCGGTCATCACCGACATCAACATGCCCAAGATGGACGGCTTCGGCGTGATCGAGCATATCCGCGGCGGCGGCACCAATGCGCGCGTGCCGATCCTGGTGCTGACCACCGAAAGCGGCGCCTCGCTGAAGGAACGTGCCCGTGCGGCCGGGGCGACCGGCTGGATCGTCAAGCCGTTTCAGGACGAAGGCCTGATCAGCGTGATCCGCCGGGTCACGGGGGCGCGCTGA
- a CDS encoding circularly permuted type 2 ATP-grasp protein, with amino-acid sequence MTAPEDTAEDPVLALLQGYSPPNGVADELLRPDGSLRPVWRPLIELLARQSPEQMAERFARGDQYLHDAGVYYRQHTQNGSALRDWPLSHVPVVIDGAEWQGLVEGIVQRADLLERVMADLYGTGDLVANGLLPAELIARNPEWLRPVVGIRPPSGHFLHFLAFEVGRSPDGSWLVLGDRTQAPSGSGFALENRMATSRVFQDLFPAANVERLAGFFRAHRNAMTALKAGGEGKVAILTPGHHSDTYFEHAYIARYLGLLLLECEDLKLERGRLMVRTIHGPQPVSVLWRRLDSRFADPLELDENSALGTPGMLAALRAQDVTMLNCLGSGVLEARALMAFLPRICEKLMGAALKLPNIATWWCGQDWERSYVYENLHRMMIGRALSSDLPFEVDASTALGGDFRGTARRPIGEWLERDGPDLVGQEAVTLSTTPAMIDGRLLPRPALIRVFATRTPGGWVVMPGGYARIGRSGDPTALGMKNGGSVADVWVTSERPVEPETLTGPGEGPFLRRAPSLLPSRAADNLFWLGRYIERAEARVRELRAYHLRLSEGGDPDLPLVARLGAFIEGFGVDIGEPVPAAVLELFEAAQSCAGKVRDRFSTDGWHALTDLSFTARGHFSRVPPGDPAVRAMGELLRKLAGFSGLVHENMFRSSGWRFLTMGRALERADQMISLLTVFADPAQPAGGFDVAIEVGDSVMTHRRRYSVHTDRNTLIDLLGLDIGNPRSVLFQLDLVREQERMLARSAPGEPMSDLARAILLLHTELSAAVPEDIGPDRLYRFQQDVRDISTLLTQRYLS; translated from the coding sequence ATGACGGCACCCGAAGACACTGCCGAAGACCCGGTTCTCGCGCTGTTGCAGGGCTACAGCCCGCCGAATGGCGTGGCCGACGAGCTCTTGCGCCCCGATGGCAGCCTGCGCCCGGTCTGGCGGCCGCTGATCGAGCTTCTGGCGCGGCAGAGCCCCGAGCAGATGGCCGAGCGGTTCGCGCGCGGCGATCAGTACCTGCACGATGCGGGGGTCTATTACCGCCAGCACACCCAGAACGGCTCGGCGCTGCGCGACTGGCCGCTGTCGCATGTGCCGGTGGTGATCGACGGGGCGGAATGGCAGGGCCTGGTCGAGGGCATCGTGCAGCGGGCCGACCTGCTGGAACGGGTGATGGCCGATCTCTACGGCACGGGCGATCTGGTCGCGAACGGGCTTTTGCCGGCCGAGCTGATCGCGCGCAATCCCGAATGGCTGCGCCCGGTGGTGGGGATCCGGCCGCCATCGGGCCATTTCCTGCATTTCCTGGCCTTCGAGGTCGGGCGTTCGCCGGACGGGTCCTGGCTGGTGCTGGGCGACCGCACCCAGGCGCCCTCGGGCTCGGGTTTCGCGCTGGAGAACCGGATGGCGACCAGCCGGGTGTTCCAGGATCTCTTTCCCGCGGCCAATGTCGAGCGGCTGGCGGGGTTTTTCCGCGCCCATCGCAACGCGATGACGGCGCTGAAGGCGGGGGGCGAGGGCAAGGTCGCGATCCTGACGCCCGGGCATCATTCGGACACCTATTTCGAGCATGCCTATATCGCGCGCTATCTGGGGCTTCTGCTGCTGGAATGCGAGGATCTGAAGCTCGAGCGGGGGCGGCTGATGGTGCGCACCATCCATGGGCCGCAGCCGGTCAGCGTGCTGTGGCGGCGGCTCGATTCGCGCTTTGCCGACCCGCTGGAACTGGACGAGAATTCGGCGCTGGGCACGCCGGGCATGCTGGCGGCGCTGCGCGCGCAGGACGTCACCATGCTGAACTGTCTCGGCTCGGGCGTGCTGGAGGCCCGGGCGCTGATGGCCTTCCTGCCGAGGATCTGCGAAAAGCTGATGGGCGCGGCCCTGAAGCTGCCCAACATCGCCACCTGGTGGTGCGGGCAGGACTGGGAACGCAGCTATGTCTACGAGAACCTGCACCGGATGATGATCGGCCGGGCGCTGTCCTCGGACCTGCCCTTCGAGGTCGATGCCTCGACGGCCCTTGGCGGCGATTTCCGCGGCACCGCGCGGCGGCCGATCGGCGAATGGCTGGAACGGGACGGACCCGATCTGGTGGGGCAGGAGGCGGTGACGCTGTCGACGACGCCCGCGATGATCGATGGCCGGCTTCTGCCGCGGCCGGCGCTGATCCGGGTCTTTGCCACCCGGACGCCCGGGGGCTGGGTGGTGATGCCCGGCGGCTATGCCCGGATCGGGCGGTCGGGCGATCCGACCGCACTGGGCATGAAGAATGGCGGCTCGGTCGCCGATGTCTGGGTCACGAGCGAGCGGCCGGTCGAACCCGAGACGCTGACCGGGCCGGGCGAGGGGCCCTTCCTGCGGCGCGCGCCCAGCCTGTTGCCGAGCCGGGCGGCCGACAACCTGTTCTGGCTCGGTCGCTATATCGAACGCGCCGAGGCCCGGGTGCGGGAGCTGCGCGCCTATCATCTGCGATTGTCGGAGGGCGGCGATCCGGACTTGCCGCTGGTGGCGCGGCTCGGTGCCTTCATCGAGGGGTTCGGGGTCGATATCGGCGAGCCGGTCCCGGCCGCGGTGCTGGAGCTTTTCGAGGCCGCCCAGAGCTGTGCCGGCAAGGTCCGCGACCGGTTTTCGACCGATGGCTGGCATGCGCTGACCGATCTGTCCTTCACCGCGCGGGGCCATTTCAGTCGCGTGCCTCCCGGCGATCCGGCGGTCAGGGCGATGGGCGAGCTGCTGCGCAAGCTTGCCGGGTTTTCGGGGCTGGTGCATGAGAACATGTTCCGCTCGTCGGGCTGGCGCTTCCTGACGATGGGGCGCGCGCTGGAGCGGGCCGACCAGATGATCTCGCTGCTGACGGTCTTTGCCGATCCGGCCCAGCCGGCCGGCGGGTTCGACGTGGCGATCGAGGTCGGCGACAGCGTGATGACCCATCGTCGCCGCTATTCCGTCCATACCGACCGCAACACCCTGATCGACCTTCTGGGGCTGGATATCGGTAATCCGCGCTCCGTGCTCTTCCAGCTCGATCTTGTGCGCGAGCAGGAGCGGATGCTGGCGCGGAGCGCCCCCGGCGAGCCGATGTCCGACCTGGCCCGGGCGATCCTGCTGCTGCATACCGAGCTGTCGGCGGCGGTGCCCGAGGATATCGGTCCCGACCGGCTTTACCGGTTTCAGCAGGACGTCCGCGACATCTCGACATTGCTGACCCAGCGTTACCTGAGCTAG
- a CDS encoding chemotaxis protein CheD: MTQQSPSRTPGKDAWPSRVHSVVQGEYHVSRDPDIVLSTVLGSCVAACIFDPRVGLGGMNHFLLPGDAESGSTELKYGAMAMELLINELFKAGARRSDMKVKLFGGARVSAAFRDIGARNVDFARSYIRREGFEVVSESLGGMQARRLHFRPVTGAARLVLLPPTEAPAEKRMPLPKAKADIDITLF, from the coding sequence ATGACACAGCAATCGCCAAGTCGGACACCCGGCAAAGACGCCTGGCCATCGCGTGTGCATTCGGTGGTACAGGGCGAATATCACGTATCGCGTGATCCTGATATCGTGCTCTCTACCGTTCTTGGCTCCTGTGTTGCAGCATGCATCTTCGATCCGCGTGTCGGACTGGGCGGAATGAACCACTTTCTGTTGCCTGGCGATGCAGAGTCGGGATCGACTGAACTGAAATACGGTGCCATGGCCATGGAGCTGCTTATAAATGAGTTGTTCAAGGCTGGTGCACGGCGATCCGATATGAAGGTGAAGCTTTTCGGGGGCGCGCGTGTTAGTGCCGCTTTCAGGGATATTGGTGCTCGAAATGTTGATTTCGCACGTTCTTACATTAGACGTGAGGGGTTCGAGGTCGTTTCTGAAAGTTTAGGTGGCATGCAAGCCCGGCGTCTCCACTTCAGGCCAGTGACCGGAGCTGCAAGATTGGTGCTCCTCCCCCCCACAGAGGCGCCGGCCGAAAAACGAATGCCGTTGCCAAAGGCGAAGGCCGATATCGACATCACTTTGTTTTAG
- a CDS encoding transglutaminase family protein, whose translation MPIEYDIRLEIGYVYDSPAASTRTLLRMLPLTNGEQTLISGRVSADPDPDFRRDGTDFFGNATTEIAHDAGQTEFRFRFKGRVRRIPRGTTLDLSCGLGALGAELQSIHSILPMSPHHFLGASERIRHEPEIAAFAEELTGPDMSVLAALKAVSHAIHERFDFDPEATEVSTLPIEAFRNRRGVCQDISQVTIASLRAIGIPAGYVSGFLRTVPPPGQSRLEGADAMHAWVRAWCGVETGWVEIDPTNDMLAGPDHIAVAIGRDYADVAPVKGSSRTSGSHRTDHKVDVIPL comes from the coding sequence GTGCCGATCGAATACGACATCCGCCTTGAAATCGGCTATGTCTATGACAGCCCGGCCGCCTCGACCCGCACGCTTCTGCGGATGCTGCCGCTGACCAATGGCGAGCAGACGCTGATTTCGGGCCGGGTCTCGGCCGATCCGGATCCGGATTTCCGGCGCGACGGGACCGATTTCTTCGGCAATGCCACCACAGAGATCGCCCATGACGCCGGCCAGACCGAGTTCCGCTTCCGCTTCAAGGGCCGGGTGCGGCGGATCCCGCGCGGCACCACGCTCGACCTTTCCTGCGGGCTGGGGGCGCTCGGGGCCGAGCTGCAGTCGATCCACAGCATTCTGCCGATGTCGCCGCATCACTTTCTGGGCGCCTCCGAACGGATCCGGCACGAGCCCGAGATCGCGGCCTTCGCCGAAGAGCTGACCGGGCCCGACATGTCGGTTCTGGCGGCGCTGAAGGCGGTGTCGCATGCCATTCACGAGCGATTCGATTTCGACCCTGAGGCGACCGAGGTGTCGACGCTTCCGATCGAGGCGTTCCGGAACCGGCGCGGGGTCTGTCAGGACATCAGTCAGGTCACCATCGCGTCGCTGCGCGCGATCGGGATCCCGGCCGGCTATGTCAGCGGCTTTCTGCGGACCGTTCCGCCGCCCGGGCAGTCGCGGCTGGAAGGGGCGGATGCCATGCATGCCTGGGTCAGGGCCTGGTGCGGGGTCGAAACCGGCTGGGTCGAGATCGACCCCACCAATGACATGCTGGCCGGTCCCGATCATATCGCGGTCGCGATCGGGCGCGATTACGCGGATGTGGCGCCGGTCAAGGGCTCGTCGCGGACCTCGGGCTCGCATCGGACGGATCACAAGGTGGATGTGATCCCGCTCTAG
- a CDS encoding CheR family methyltransferase — protein sequence MNAPSPSMTPRRRSDIVFEESDFQRIAAFAKSEYGLHLEPSKKAMIHSRLGKRISALNLKGFAEYDKYLKANIEAESEHFISALTTNVTNFYREKHHFEQLQADVLPKLIERARLGGRVRLWSAGCSSGPEPYSLAGSVILLCPEAPKLNIRILATDIDPFVLRRAEAAVYSDEEAKIPPGVWADQVFEKVVGKRTEFRVRSDVHSLVSFRRLNINGPWPMSGLFDVIMCRNMAIYFDSHTQQTLWRRLAEQLAPGGMLFIGHSERVSGPATALVEAAGVTAYRKRSAL from the coding sequence ATGAACGCTCCCTCGCCTTCGATGACCCCGCGCCGACGCTCTGATATCGTTTTCGAAGAAAGCGATTTTCAGAGGATAGCGGCATTTGCGAAGTCGGAATATGGCTTGCATCTCGAGCCGTCGAAAAAGGCCATGATCCATTCTCGACTTGGGAAAAGGATATCTGCTCTGAATCTCAAAGGATTCGCTGAGTATGATAAGTATCTGAAGGCAAATATCGAAGCGGAGAGCGAGCACTTCATTTCTGCTTTGACAACGAACGTCACGAATTTCTATCGTGAGAAACATCACTTCGAGCAGCTGCAAGCCGATGTTTTGCCAAAGCTCATCGAGCGCGCGCGATTAGGTGGACGAGTTCGACTCTGGTCTGCCGGTTGTTCCTCCGGGCCGGAACCCTACTCTTTGGCCGGAAGCGTTATCCTTCTCTGTCCCGAAGCGCCAAAGCTGAACATTCGAATTCTCGCGACAGATATCGATCCTTTCGTTCTGCGTCGGGCCGAGGCCGCGGTTTACAGCGACGAGGAGGCCAAAATTCCCCCGGGTGTCTGGGCTGATCAGGTGTTCGAGAAAGTCGTCGGAAAAAGAACGGAGTTTCGTGTGAGATCTGATGTTCATTCTCTTGTTTCGTTTCGACGGTTGAACATCAACGGCCCCTGGCCAATGTCAGGGCTTTTTGATGTGATCATGTGTCGAAATATGGCAATCTACTTTGATAGCCATACACAACAGACTCTCTGGCGCCGTCTCGCAGAGCAACTTGCTCCAGGCGGCATGCTGTTCATCGGTCATTCCGAGCGCGTATCCGGACCTGCCACCGCGCTGGTCGAGGCCGCCGGCGTGACGGCCTACAGAAAACGTTCCGCTTTGTAA
- a CDS encoding chemotaxis protein CheA, translating into MSRDDLKATFFAECEDLLDQLSEGTGELEDGTATEETVHAIFRAVHSIKGAAGAFALDTLVKFAHRLETVLDRLRSGSLVLDPDSLQVILRSGDMLAELVELAQAESDEEPPQMAELIESLVALSGAEEGGPSAPEPDEAFEFAPVAFMPMSFDAPDEEPEDVYKIRVPAIADLFRNGHDPFLLFSELVALGQLEVSCDASALPVSEAFDPDHCYLCWELTLTGTMTEASIRDAFVFLDDICEIEQVSGGSAALGGDLPGLQSEEGPMSVSEPENPSLPQVAAEEAAAEPATAASATSEPAAAEKSKAAKPAASMPQTTLRVDPERVDRLINTVGELIINQAVITQKLLASGMASNSDIMSDLDDYQYLARELQEGVMAIRAQPVKPLFQRMQRIVREAAYGLGKDVALISEGESTEVDKTLVERLAEPLTHMIRNAVDHGIESSEKRTAAGKPAQGTIKLSAAHCSGDVLIEISDDGAGLNRKRIFEKAASQGLIAADAKMTDAEIDNLLFMAGFSTAEKVTNLSGRGVGMDVVKTAITSLGGRISISSRPGLGTKFSIALPLTLAVMDGMVIHAAGETLVAPLSSVVETIRPKPKDILPFGREGRLLSIRGTYVPIVNLAKLLGFPTDAEITSDNILILIRSEQSGLVALAVDDISDQRQVVIKSLEGNYGAIEGISAATILGDGRIALIIDTDAILSLAGHFGRDMASREEMDYAQTATMG; encoded by the coding sequence ATGTCCCGCGACGATCTCAAGGCCACATTCTTCGCCGAGTGCGAAGACCTTCTGGACCAGCTTTCGGAAGGCACCGGCGAGCTGGAGGACGGAACGGCCACCGAGGAGACGGTTCACGCCATCTTCAGGGCTGTCCATTCGATCAAGGGTGCTGCCGGGGCTTTCGCCCTCGACACGCTGGTCAAGTTCGCCCATCGCCTGGAAACGGTGCTGGACCGCTTGCGCTCGGGGTCGCTGGTCCTCGATCCGGACTCGTTGCAGGTCATCCTGCGCTCGGGCGACATGCTGGCCGAACTGGTCGAGCTGGCACAGGCCGAAAGCGACGAGGAACCGCCGCAGATGGCCGAGCTCATCGAAAGCCTGGTCGCGCTTTCGGGGGCGGAAGAAGGCGGCCCCTCGGCGCCCGAACCCGACGAGGCGTTCGAGTTCGCGCCCGTCGCCTTCATGCCGATGTCCTTCGACGCCCCCGACGAGGAGCCCGAAGACGTCTACAAGATCCGCGTGCCCGCGATTGCCGACCTCTTTCGCAACGGTCATGATCCTTTTCTTCTCTTCTCCGAACTGGTCGCTTTGGGCCAGCTCGAGGTCTCCTGTGATGCCTCGGCCCTGCCTGTCTCCGAGGCATTCGATCCGGATCACTGCTACCTCTGCTGGGAACTGACGCTTACCGGCACGATGACCGAGGCCAGCATCCGCGATGCCTTTGTCTTCCTCGACGATATTTGCGAGATCGAGCAGGTTTCCGGCGGATCGGCCGCTTTGGGGGGCGACCTTCCCGGGCTTCAAAGCGAGGAAGGTCCCATGAGCGTTTCCGAGCCTGAAAACCCTTCCCTCCCGCAGGTCGCAGCTGAAGAAGCTGCGGCAGAACCGGCCACAGCGGCGTCTGCGACGTCCGAGCCGGCTGCGGCCGAAAAATCCAAGGCGGCGAAGCCCGCTGCGTCGATGCCCCAGACGACTCTTCGCGTCGACCCGGAACGGGTCGACCGGCTGATCAACACGGTGGGCGAGCTGATCATCAACCAGGCGGTGATCACGCAGAAGCTCCTGGCCTCCGGGATGGCGTCCAATTCGGACATCATGAGCGATCTCGACGATTACCAGTATCTTGCGCGCGAGCTTCAGGAGGGGGTGATGGCGATCCGCGCCCAGCCGGTGAAGCCATTGTTCCAGCGGATGCAGCGGATCGTTCGCGAGGCGGCGTATGGTTTGGGGAAGGACGTCGCGCTGATCTCGGAGGGCGAGTCGACGGAAGTCGACAAGACCCTGGTCGAACGTCTGGCCGAGCCGTTGACGCACATGATCCGCAACGCGGTGGATCATGGCATCGAAAGCTCCGAGAAACGCACGGCTGCCGGGAAACCGGCCCAGGGGACGATCAAGCTCTCTGCGGCACATTGCTCTGGCGATGTGCTGATCGAGATCTCCGATGACGGTGCCGGGCTCAATCGCAAGCGCATCTTCGAGAAGGCGGCAAGTCAGGGCCTGATCGCGGCAGACGCGAAGATGACAGATGCCGAGATCGACAATCTACTTTTCATGGCCGGGTTTTCGACGGCCGAGAAGGTGACCAACCTGTCGGGGCGCGGTGTCGGGATGGATGTGGTGAAGACCGCCATCACCTCGCTTGGCGGTCGCATCTCGATCAGCAGCCGTCCGGGGTTGGGCACGAAATTCTCGATCGCCCTTCCGCTGACCCTCGCTGTGATGGACGGAATGGTCATCCATGCGGCCGGCGAAACGCTGGTGGCGCCGCTTTCGAGCGTGGTCGAGACGATCCGCCCCAAGCCGAAGGATATTCTACCTTTTGGGCGGGAAGGACGACTGCTGTCGATACGCGGCACCTATGTTCCAATCGTGAACCTGGCCAAGCTTCTGGGTTTCCCGACGGATGCTGAAATCACTTCGGACAATATTCTGATCCTTATTCGCTCCGAGCAATCGGGTTTGGTCGCGCTCGCCGTCGATGATATCTCCGATCAACGTCAGGTCGTGATCAAGAGCCTCGAAGGAAATTACGGAGCGATCGAAGGAATTTCCGCTGCCACCATTCTGGGCGATGGCCGCATCGCCCTGATCATCGACACTGACGCCATCCTGTCCCTGGCCGGTCATTTTGGCCGGGATATGGCTTCCAGAGAGGAGATGGACTATGCCCAGACCGCAACAATGGGGTGA
- a CDS encoding IS3 family transposase, with amino-acid sequence MIRRTQQGLIAEGVVVSVAKLCAWFGIPRRTVYYKPVKAAPKVEARFSEPIKKLIEEEPSFGYRTVAWLLGFNKNTVQRIFQIKGWQVRKRAVGMRPRIQAVPSVAAAPNERWSTDLARIWTGKDGWASLALVIDCHNRELLGWHLSKSGKATTASAALEHALIARFGTLGKVEKEFLLRSDNGLVFTSHHFTKIARSYGLKQEFITPHCPHQNGMVERFIRTLKEQCVHRHRFETIQHAMRVIGDWISFYNKRRPHQALAMRTPAEAFTLAA; translated from the coding sequence TTGATCCGTCGCACCCAGCAGGGCCTCATTGCCGAGGGCGTCGTTGTGTCCGTCGCCAAGCTGTGTGCCTGGTTCGGCATCCCGAGGCGGACGGTCTACTACAAGCCGGTGAAGGCTGCGCCTAAGGTCGAGGCCCGCTTTTCCGAGCCGATCAAGAAGCTGATCGAGGAAGAGCCGTCCTTTGGCTATCGGACCGTGGCTTGGCTCCTGGGGTTCAACAAGAACACCGTGCAGCGGATCTTCCAGATCAAGGGCTGGCAGGTGCGCAAGCGTGCCGTGGGCATGCGGCCTCGCATCCAGGCCGTGCCGTCGGTTGCGGCTGCGCCGAACGAGCGCTGGTCGACGGATCTCGCCCGTATCTGGACGGGCAAGGACGGCTGGGCTTCCTTGGCGTTGGTGATCGACTGCCACAACCGAGAGTTGCTGGGCTGGCATCTGTCGAAGTCCGGCAAAGCCACGACCGCCAGCGCCGCCCTCGAGCACGCCCTGATCGCCAGGTTCGGCACTTTGGGCAAGGTCGAGAAAGAGTTCCTGCTGAGGTCGGACAACGGTCTGGTCTTCACCAGCCACCACTTCACCAAGATCGCCCGCAGCTACGGTCTGAAGCAGGAGTTCATCACCCCACACTGTCCCCACCAGAACGGCATGGTCGAACGCTTCATCCGGACGCTGAAGGAGCAATGCGTGCATCGCCACCGTTTTGAGACCATCCAGCACGCGATGCGCGTCATCGGTGACTGGATCAGCTTCTACAACAAACGCCGCCCTCATCAGGCCCTTGCCATGCGCACGCCTGCCGAGGCATTCACATTAGCGGCTTAA
- a CDS encoding response regulator, with amino-acid sequence MSLKDSLRIMVVDDMTVSRGLVTQALEELGIFHVATEASGRAALSRLAADPVHLVLADYNMPGMDGLQLLEGLRRNRSTQRIGYILVTGTPTPELVQKGQQLGLNNMVRKPFTTATMKKAIEAVVGRL; translated from the coding sequence ATGTCTCTCAAGGACAGTCTTAGGATCATGGTCGTTGACGACATGACCGTTAGTCGGGGGCTCGTGACCCAGGCATTGGAGGAACTTGGCATTTTCCACGTCGCGACCGAGGCAAGCGGCCGCGCCGCGCTGTCTAGACTCGCGGCCGATCCAGTTCACCTTGTGCTGGCCGATTACAACATGCCCGGAATGGACGGTTTGCAATTGCTCGAAGGGTTACGGCGCAACCGTTCGACACAGCGTATTGGCTATATTCTTGTGACAGGAACGCCGACCCCCGAACTTGTCCAGAAGGGGCAGCAACTTGGACTCAATAATATGGTGCGCAAACCGTTCACTACTGCGACCATGAAAAAGGCAATCGAAGCGGTGGTGGGGCGACTGTGA
- a CDS encoding chemotaxis protein CheW: MPRPQQWGDDDLLEFVTLKAAGQSFCIEITQIREIRRWTPVTALPHAEDAVLGVMNLRGAVIPIIDLAARLGLGECEASPRHVIIVVAIGSKTIGLLVDSVSEILTVEGSQICDAPTMGGGDIPNSILGLISIEEGMSRILAPEILVPRGLTDAA; encoded by the coding sequence ATGCCCAGACCGCAACAATGGGGTGATGACGACCTCCTGGAATTCGTCACTCTAAAGGCTGCAGGACAGAGTTTCTGCATTGAGATCACGCAAATTCGCGAAATCCGGAGGTGGACGCCGGTCACGGCGCTACCTCATGCCGAAGATGCGGTGCTCGGTGTGATGAACTTGCGCGGGGCGGTGATTCCGATCATCGACCTTGCTGCGCGCCTCGGTCTCGGTGAATGTGAGGCGTCGCCGCGCCATGTAATCATTGTTGTTGCGATCGGCTCGAAGACAATCGGTCTTCTGGTCGACTCGGTTTCCGAGATCCTGACAGTCGAAGGCAGCCAGATCTGCGACGCGCCGACCATGGGCGGTGGCGATATTCCGAATAGCATTCTGGGGCTGATCTCGATCGAAGAAGGCATGTCTCGTATTCTGGCGCCGGAGATTTTGGTGCCTCGTGGTCTGACGGATGCCGCATGA